The genomic region TCGATTCCCTCATCAACTTTTCGGCCGACTCGGTCCGCAAGCCTTAACAACGTTCGCGCCATCCTGCACTCAACCTCCTCGTTTGTGAGTTCAATGACACGCGAGTGTGCATCTTGAAGTCGGCTTCCAACGGTTCGAAGGGCATTGGTTGCAAGGACCGGATGTCTTTCGGCGAGTATTGACCACTGCGATGACGGCCAGCGCAGAATAGTCGCATCCGTTACAGCGGCAGCCGCGGCCGGATAGTGGTCTATACCGATTGCCGCCGCCGCGCCGAAAATTTCGCCCGGCGACACATAGCGAACCGTAACCTCGTAGCCTTCCCCTGTGGTCTTGGTCGCGCGAACGAAACCGTCGACTAAGACGAAGAAAGACCGCGCCTCGGCGCCTTGAGCGAAGATCTCTCCCTTCTTCATAATGCGGATAGTCCGAGAGCGTGCCAGAAGACCTTCAAGGTCTTCGAACGCCAGCCCGGCGAAGATGTCGAATTTGGCAATTTCAGTAAGGTCGAACATTCGCACCCGCGCCCACCGTTTAGAGGGGAAGAGCTGCCATTCCTCACGCAAACTAGCCTTCAAGTTCCCGAAGAAAAAATCGAGCCTACCATTTTCCCGCGACGGTCTGCTGTTGCGCGAGGATGTCGGACCTGAGCTTATGCGCGAACGCGCAGGAGCCCTAGCGAATCTGGCGCTTCGCCTTCATCAATTAGAGGGTCTGGTTTGCATTCTGCCGCTAGCAGCTTGGGATCGAGAATGGTGATCGTCTGGCCGTCCACCCGTATCCCAAAGTTCTCCAATGCCGACAGGGCACGCGAGAAAGATTCGCGTGTTATGCCAAGTTCGGACGCAATCAGATTTTTTTCGTACGGAAGTACCGCGCGATCCAACGTCCCCTGGCGCTTCGATAGAGCCAAAATATAACATCCCGCGCGCTGCGTTGAGGACCTGAGCTTTAGATTCTTGATCTGTCTGACCATGCGGCGAAATTGTTGCGCCAAGCTGCCGATCATTTCGTGCGCAAGTGCAAGATCGCCGGCCACTGCACGTCGAAACGCGTCGGAATGGATAAGCAAGATACGCGATGACTCGGGTACCCTAGCCTCCATGAGATAAGGCGCACCGGTTACGACTGCGGCTGGAATAATGAGGTCTGGTGCTCGGACCACCTCGATCAGCACCTCTCGGCCTTCTGCGGATTTGCCGAACAGCTGAACAGAACCGGCGATAACGATCAGCTGAAAGTTCGGTACATCTCCCTGCTCGAACAGAACGGTTCCCGGTGCCGCGCCGTGAACGACCGAATTCCGGAGCAGGTCTGCTCTTGTCTCGGCCGAGAGGGATCTAAAGACAGGAAGCGAATCCAGTCCTGGCTCGCCATCAGGCTGTGCGGCTGACCCAGTCAAACTAGCCACTGCTTAATCCTCTGCCCTGCACTTTGCGTCGACCGCCGAGTGGTCGTGATTTTTGTCACGTCACTCATTGATCTCCGTCAACGCCAGTTTGCTGCGGCTCGGCCAATTTGCCCAGCAAGCGACGCAACCACCCAATCTCGGGCGTGGCCGTCGAAGGGTGGTCAACCATGCAAGCGACGACAGATGCGCAATCTGGAAAAGCGTTAAGCGTGACGACTGCCGCGTTCACGGTGTGCTTTGCCGTTTGGACAATCTTCTCGATTGTCGGCATTCCGATT from Hyphomicrobium sp. MC1 harbors:
- a CDS encoding cyclic nucleotide-binding domain-containing protein, translated to MASLTGSAAQPDGEPGLDSLPVFRSLSAETRADLLRNSVVHGAAPGTVLFEQGDVPNFQLIVIAGSVQLFGKSAEGREVLIEVVRAPDLIIPAAVVTGAPYLMEARVPESSRILLIHSDAFRRAVAGDLALAHEMIGSLAQQFRRMVRQIKNLKLRSSTQRAGCYILALSKRQGTLDRAVLPYEKNLIASELGITRESFSRALSALENFGIRVDGQTITILDPKLLAAECKPDPLIDEGEAPDSLGLLRVRA
- a CDS encoding Crp/Fnr family transcriptional regulator, translated to MFDLTEIAKFDIFAGLAFEDLEGLLARSRTIRIMKKGEIFAQGAEARSFFVLVDGFVRATKTTGEGYEVTVRYVSPGEIFGAAAAIGIDHYPAAAAAVTDATILRWPSSQWSILAERHPVLATNALRTVGSRLQDAHSRVIELTNEEVECRMARTLLRLADRVGRKVDEGIEIEIPLRRQDVAQLAGTTLHSASRVLSSFGNDRRGNSLVDKTWDHLLKQQLFWHSDNSLPIPAGGENPSYLPDIFACPHITRTCS